The following coding sequences lie in one Loxodonta africana isolate mLoxAfr1 chromosome X, mLoxAfr1.hap2, whole genome shotgun sequence genomic window:
- the LOC135228931 gene encoding melanoma-associated antigen B3-like has protein sequence MPRSQKSNLCVPEQCQQKQGETKVLRGAQAMATAKEEFPSSSTPPFRCTTQRKPGTKSCSTLQGTPRALFTPTTSHTRSYAGAKNKDEKRRSSSQEPPSTKRSRKDPLTKKVGTLVQFLLQTYKLKKLVMKEDMLKIVSKKYKSHFLEILRRASFSMEVVFGIDLKEIDSIKPSYALVSKMDLPNNGRLSRGRGLPKTGLLMILLGVIFMKGNCASEEKIWEFLNKMRIFAGKRHFIFGEPRKLITQDFVKLKYLQYRQVPNSDPPSYEFLWGPRAHAETSKMKVLEFLAKINDTVPSALPSLYEEALRDEEERARATVLDRADPTAMASAVRVPVPGPAAPPRPSEA, from the coding sequence ATGCCTCGCAGTCAGAAGAGTAATCTCTGTGTACCTGAGCAATGCCAGCAGAAACAAGGTGAGACCAAGGTTCTCAGGGGTGCTCAGGCCATGGCAACAGCAAAAGAAGAGTTCCCCTCCTCTTCCACTCCTCCTTTTAGGTGTACTACCCAGAGAAAGCCTGGCACTAAGTCATGTAGCACTCTGCAGGGGACTCCGAGAGCCCTATTCACCCCCACTACTTCACACACAAGATCTTATGCAGGTGCCAAGAACAAAGATGAGAAAAGGCGAAGTTCCTCCCAGGAGCCGCCATCCACTAAGCGGTCCCGCAAAGACCCTCTAACCAAGAAGGTGGGTACACTGGTGCAGTTCCTGTTGCAAACGTATAAACTGAAAAAGCTCGTCATGAAGGAAGATATGCTGAAGATTGTCAGCAAAAAGTACAAGAGCCACTTCCTTGAGATCCTCAGGAGAGCTTCTTTCAGCATGGAGGTGGTCTTTGGCATTGACTTAAAGGAAATCGACTCCATCAAGCCGTCCTACGCCCTGGTCAGTAAAATGGACCTCCCTAACAACGGGAGGCTGAGTCGTGGCAGGGGGTTGCCAAAAACTGGTCTCCTGATGATTCTCCTGGGCGTGATCTTCATGAAGGGCAACTGCGCCAGTGAGGAGAAGATCTGGGAATTCCTGAATAAGATGAGAATTTTTGCAGGGAAGAGGCACTTCATCTTTGGGGAGCCTAGGAAACTCATCACCCAAGATTTTGTGAAGCTAAAGTACCTGCAGTACCGGCAGGTGCCCAACAGCgatcctccaagctatgaatttCTCTGGGGTCCCAGAGCCCATGCTGAAACCAGCAAGATGAAAGTCCTGGAGTTTTTGGCCAAGATCAATGATACCGTGCCAAGTGCTCTCCCATCCTTGTATGAAGAGGCCTTGAGAGATGAGGAAGAGAGAGCCAGAGCCACAGTTCTAGACCGGGCTGATCCTACTGCTATGGCCAGTGCAGTGCGTGTTCCCGTGCCAGGTCCAGCAGCTCCTCCCAGGCCCAGTGAAGCGTGA